The Miscanthus floridulus cultivar M001 chromosome 17, ASM1932011v1, whole genome shotgun sequence genome has a window encoding:
- the LOC136516155 gene encoding uncharacterized protein — translation MAALNRFISRLDEKGLPFFKLLKKTGKFEWTEEAKEAFESLKAYLTSSPVLTPPKKHEDMMLYIVATSTVISAAIVVEREEEGHANKVQRLVYYISEVLSESKIRYPHVQKLLYALLITSRKLHHYFESHKITVVTDFSLGDILHNRDATGCISKWAVELSALNVNFTPQKAIRSQALADFIAEWTKIQQPTPDAILDHWKMYFDGSLKLGEAGAGVLFISPDGKQLTYVLQILWQATNNKAEYEALIHRLRVAITLGIKRLLVYSDSAVVINQVNKDWDCTKDNMGAYCVEIRKLEKHFQGLEILHVLRDSNIAADVLAKLRSDRAKVPPGVFVEELSVPSVKQPSEITPDLPAPSIKVLVVTTSWT, via the coding sequence atggcggccctcaatcggttcatatcaagactcgatgAAAAAGGACTACCTTTTTTCAAGCTTCTAAAGAAGACaggcaagttcgagtggacagaggaAGCCAAGGAGGCTTTTGAAAGCCTTAAGGcgtacctcacctcctcgcccgttctcacaccACCAAAGAAAcacgaagacatgatgttgtacattgtgGCAACCTCTACTGTGATCAGCGCAGCAATAGTCgtagagagagaagaagaagggcacgcaAACAAAGTACAGCGTctcgtatactacatcagtgaggtactgtcagaatcaaagatccggtacccgcatgtacaaaaactactctacgccctcctgatcacctcccgcaagcttcatcactattttgaaagccacaaaaTTACGGTGGTAACAGATTtctcactcggagacatcctacacaatagagatgcaacaggctgcatatctaagtgggcagttgaactcagCGCTCTCAACGTCAATTTCACCCCACAAAAGGCAATCagatctcaagcccttgctgactTCATTGCCGAGTGGACGAAAATCCAACAACCTACGCCAGATGCCATcctcgaccattggaagatgtactttgatggatcactcaaactaggcgaaGCTGGAGCAGGCGTTCTATTCATCTCCCCAGATGGAAAGCAACTCACATATGTCCtacagatattatggcaagctacaaacaacaaAGCAGAGTACGAAGCCCTTATCCACAGGCTCCGAGTAGCCATAACCCTTGGGATCAAGCGACTACTTGTCTacagcgattcagcagtagtcatcaaccaagtcaacaaagattgggactgcaccaaagacaacatgggcgcttactgtgttgaaatacgaaaactcgagaaacattttcaaggattagaaattctacatgtcctacgtgATTCAaatattgcagcagatgtccttgccaagcttagatcggacagggcaaaggtcccaccgggcgtgtttgtagaagagctatcagttccttCTGTCAAACAACCTAGTGAAATAACCCCTGACCTCCCAGCTCCGAGCATCAAGGTTTTGGTAGTCACCACCTCATGGACTTAG
- the LOC136516156 gene encoding uncharacterized protein, which translates to MPLGQITLPVTFGTPSKYRTEFIKFEVADFESSYHAILGRLALAKFMAIPHYPYLLLKMPGPSGVLSLRGDLKRAFDCDVQAIQIAAKAQAASRREEITTIAAEMNSEELEIPAKRPSILAPPKEADIKQIDLGTGNLSKTATISAHLSTK; encoded by the coding sequence atgccacttggacaaatcactctaccggttacttttggaaccCCCTCAAAGTACCGTACAGAATTCATTAAATTTGAGGTTGCAGACTTTGAGTCATCATATCACGCCATCCTCGGGCGACTAGCattggcaaaattcatggcgattccACACTACCCATACCTCTTACTTAAAATGCCAGGACCCAGCGGTGTTCTTTCTCTCCGAGGTGATCTCAAGCGTgcctttgactgcgatgttcaggcaatccaaattgcagccaaggcACAAGCTGCCAGCAGAAGGGAAGAGATAACCACTATTGCTGCAGAAATGAACTCGGAAGAACTAGAGATCCCGGCTAAGAGGCCCAGCATccttgcaccaccaaaagaagccgacatcaagcaaatcgacctaggcaccggtaaCCTCTCCAAGACGGccaccatcagtgcccacctctcgacgaaatag
- the LOC136516236 gene encoding protein argonaute MEL1-like has protein sequence MAAKGNTVNWKEHLGKSKYSSGCSLQLSAAAATPIVATVPRKKETAALAAAGCTEHPTTMIARQSTTRRRMEVLRAANDGSAIDDITHILNKLPIGVGSAGSCNEEAPGERRSDEQTAEDSGFKCSDSRDEKMTDVGSQCSDEKMREDGGSDLFGSEDIGDADSDIIYLEGFPSLDEMEDDICDQMEDAMCEPDYSDEDTEEDEGSEQHHGFDENTGEDDACEQPQWMEVDDGSAAFKEIDEAFLCPEDRECILKLGLGTHAQYKKPSIVSWYDFPELPHNRSYYRFRNNMPIEVVHASNENSAEYNTHEEKSGGSDISTLSGLLDDAVEVQFERGIVRHWACIDFSSLSYRKSLKLIGAVVDMCVTIGMKFFPFPQMLARVKPATLDDIGKTLLDMSKKIFDFITELKEEESAVFLLVILPDDRQYDERIKELCDAILNVTYELCYPYYYKIIKWPLKKTACQIRSKVVKRDVRRRRLALPLVSEAPMIIFGADLLHCMPGEGSESIATVAASLDWPKFRKYFVMESYQPYGEGIIKDLHNSNGGIMIDFFNSFYKRIKQNPQKIIFFRNGLERGQFGPICQQEIDDIKRACAFFNDRYQPQLTYVVVLPTPIEMIGMTDKSKDILPGTEADPTKFKFWCCHRGQNFSASLVCYHVVHDDNNFPAHELQSLTSKLCTLRHRWASPEICLVPPAYYAQSAAFDAIQEWRKTS, from the exons ATGGCGGCGAAGGGGAACACGGTGAACTGGAAGGAGCACCTGGGTAAGAGTAAATACTCCTCGGGGTGTTCGCTGCAGCTTAGCGCGGCTGCAGCTACTCCTATTGTTGCTACAGTACCGAGAAAAAAGGAAACAGCAGCCTTAGCGGCTGCTGGCTGTACCGAACACCCCACAACAATGATAGCTCGGCaatcgacgacgaggaggagaatGGAGGTTCTACGAGCCGCCAATGATGGCTCTGCAATCGACGACATCACCCACATCCTCAACAAGCTGCCTATCGGGGTCGGTAGCGCCGGATCCTGCAATGAGGAGGCGCCGGGTGAGCGCCGTTCTGACGAACAAACGGCTGAAGACAGTGGATTTAAATGTTCAGATTCCCGTGATGAGAAGATGACAGATGTGGGCTCCCAATGTTCAGATGAGAAAATGAGAGAAGATGGTGGCTCGGATCTATTTGGTTCGGAAGACATAGGAGATGCTGATtcagacattatctacttggaaGGATTCCCTAGTTTGGATGAGATGGAAGATGATATCTGTGATCAGATGGAAGATGCTATGTGTGAACCAGATTATTCCGATGAAGACACAGAAGAAGATGAAGGATCTGAACAGCACCATGGCTTTGATGAGAACACGGGGGAAGATGATGCATGTGAACAGCCCCAGTGGATGGAAGTAGATGATGGAAGCGCAGCCTTCAAGGAAATAGATGAAGCCTTCCTGTGCCCTG AGGACCGTGAGTGCATTCTCAAGCTGGGACTAGGAACACATGCGCAATACAAGAAACCCAGCATCGTGTCTTGGTATGACTTCCCGGAGCTGCCTCACAACAGAAGCTACTACAGATTCAGAAACAACATGCCTATAGAGGTTGTGCATGCATCGAATGAGAATTCTGCAGAGTATAACACTCATGAAGAGAAATCTGGGGGAAGCGACATCAGTACCTTGTCTGGTCTCCTTGATGACGCGGTTGAGGTGCAG TTTGAACGTGGAATCGTGAGACACTGGGCATGTATAGATTTTTCATCTTTGAGCTATAGAAAGTCACTCAAGCTTATTGGTGCGGTTGTAGATATGTGTGTGACCATTGGAATG AAATTTTTTCCGTTCCCACAAATGTTGGCTCGGGTAAAACCTGCTACTTTGGATGATATCGGAAAGACTCTGTTGGATATGAGCAAGAAGATCTTCGATTTCATTACCGAACTTAAGGAAGAAGAATCAGCAGTATTTCTACTTGTGATTTTGCCAGATGATCGACAATATGATG AGAGAATCAAAGAGCTGTGTGATGCGATCCTTAATGTCACATATGAGCTTTGTTACCCATATTATTATAAAATAATTAAGTGGCCGCTGAAGAAAACTGCATGCCAAATAAGATCTAAG GTTGTAAAGCGTGATGTACGCCGTCGGCGATTGGCCTTACCCCTTGTGTCAGAGGCCCCAATGATTATTTTTGGTGCTGACTTGCTCCATTGTATGCCAGGAGAGGGCTCAGAGTCTATTGCAACT GTTGCGGCCTCACTGGATTGGCCAAAATTCAGAAAGTATTTTGTTATGGAATCATACCAACCATATGGTGAAGGGATCATAAAAGACCTGCATAATAGCAATGGTGGCATTATGAT CGATTTTTTTAATTCCTTCTACAAGAGAATAAAGCAAAACCCTCAGAAGATAATCTTCTTCAG GAATGGATTAGAGCGGGGTCAATTCGGCCCCATTTGCCAGCAAGAAATAGATGATATAAAACGG GCTTGTGCCTTTTTCAACGACAGATATCAACCACAACTCACATATGTGGTTGTGCTGCCTACTCCTATTGAGATGATTGGGATGACCGACAAAAGCAAGGACATTCTTCCTG GAACTGAGGCTGACCCTACAAAGTTTAAGTTCTGGTGCTGCCATCGTGGTCAG AACTTCTCAGCCTCCTTGGTTTGTTATCATGTTGTTCACGACGACAACAATTTTCCAGCTCATGAACTTCAGTCTTTAACCTCAAAGCTTTGCACCTT ACGTCATCGTTGGGCCAGCCCAGAAATATGTCTTG TCCCACCGGCCTACTATGCCCAAAGTGCTGCATTCGATGCGATTCAAGAATGGAGAAAGACTTCCTGA